Genomic segment of Chrysiogenia bacterium:
GTGCTCACCTTCGGCGGCGTGGGTTCCCACCACGCGGTGGCGACCACGGTGCACGCGCGCCGCGCGGGGCTGGGATGCGAGGTCGTTGTCGTCGACCAGCCGCTGACCCCCGATGTGCGAAAGAGCCTGCTGCTGGGCGCCCACTTCGGCGCGCACCTGCATTACCGGCCGCGCTACGTGCAGGCCGCCGCGGCCGTGCCGGGGCTGCTGCGAGAGCTCAAACGCCGCGACGGCGTGGCTCCCTACTTCTTGGTGCCGGGGGCTTCCTCACCCACGGGCTGCGTAGGGTACGCGCTGGCGGCGCTGGAGCTGCGCG
This window contains:
- a CDS encoding pyridoxal-phosphate dependent enzyme, which encodes MSPEEIAALLRGRIPHVELGNFPTPVEIAQPLSENLGADVRVKRDDLSSTQYSGNKVRKLEFVFADAKARGARTVLTFGGVGSHHAVATTVHARRAGLGCEVVVVDQPLTPDVRKSLLLGAHFGAHLHYRPRYVQAAAAVPGLLRELKRRDGVAPYFLVPGASSPTGCVGYALAALELR